The nucleotide sequence CTGTCAGGCGAAAGCCAAGTCGGCGGGAAGTGATTGGCAGTCACAGCTCCGACAGCGGTGATGGCAGCAGTTCTCTGACCTGAAGGCCAACCGCCATAAATCCTCGAATCTTATTCATGGTCTCGCGGCCAACCCCACGCCCGGCGACATCCAGGATTCTGAAGTGCCCGACTTACACGTGGTGCCACTGACACAAccggccaccaccaccaccaccaccgtcgccgccgcccaccTGAGATTCTTGCATCGATATCGGTGGTGCCGTGTCGTGCTCTCTGGCATTGACCGATTCCGGCTCAAGAGGGCAACAAAAGCCTGGAGTAAAAAACATTGGACAAGCTTCAAGTTGCAAAGAACATGTCGCGAGACACGGAGTAGTGTAGCCAGAGCAGGAGAAACACGAGAGTTACAAAAGCCATcccgcaccaccactacGCTCATCAAAGCATGCGGCCAGCAATTGGCCCGGACAGGCTggcaaaaaacaaaaaaaaaagcataTCTGATGGCCGCAGATGCCTCCTCTCTTCTGCCGTTGTTCTTCAGTGTTGACATTGCAAttcacccctccctcccccccatctccaatTTCTAAGTCCCAGGCCCGAAAGTCGGGATCAGCAATCGTTGTTTTGCCGCGGGTGGTGACGTACAGCGACAATACAAAAAGCCAAAGTTCGAAAGTTGGGCGCCGGCCGTCACAGGAGTCGCGCCAACAGCCGCCAGCGTTTCCAGCGTTGCGCTCTCTTGTTGTTGCCCGTGTCTCTCTCGCGCCGTCGATAGCCTCTTTTTGGCATCCAGGACGGTACTTGGTTCCAGAGCCttttttttgggtggtggagtttgtCTGTCTTTGGCGGCTTCCATTTGGATTTTGGACTGGGCTGGATGCCCCGCAAACCCGAGCAGTGACCAACGCACAACTGGTACCCTGACACCCTGGCACCCTCACTCTCGAACCCTGGAAACCCAATTGAACCCCACCATCCGCAGGTTGTTGACCATTCACACACCCTTGCCCCGTCGGCTCACCAGCCCACCGCCCACCCACCGTCCACCGCCCACTTGAGCTGCTCCAGCACTCCAGGTCACTCCCACACCCACCTCGGGTGTGCCACACAAGAAAGCCACTGTCTGCcgtgtctgtctgtctgtctgtttgTCTGTCTGACCCCAACGACAAATtatcttcctttttttaccCTACTCCCCCCGACCCTAcctctacctacctacctacctaccccgCCACTCGATTCCCTTCCCCAGACGCCGCAAACCTACACCCATCGTCCAAGGTCGCCAGCAACACATGTCGACCCAATTAAAGGAACTACGGCTGCCAcagctggtggaggagaggaggaaacACGagcttcagcagcagcaactacaccaccagctcccaccaccatgtcTTGACGAAGAGCAGCACGCTCAGCTGttcttcaccttcaactcggcctcatcatcgtccgaCTTCGCTCTGCCGTCACCTGTCACGCCAACCTTTTCGCGCTCCAGCCAGCAAGCCAGGTTCTCCagctcgtcatcgtctcTCGAAACCACCGACAGCCCGGCTtcgccctcccaccccatACATGTCATCAAGTCGCCTACCAAACTGCCACTGCCGGATGTTCAGGAGGACCCATCAGAGagggaggacgacgacgcgGCCTTCATTGTGTCCGAGTATGGGGACACTGAATTCCCTACCTGGTCCTACTGCTTGTGTAAGGATTGGATTTTcgtcttttttcttcttttgcgTTACGCTGTGCTAACCCAAGTTGCGCAAACAGGTGATGCTGGATGTTCATGCGATTACAATAACGACACCAGGAAAGGTAGAAGCACCCATCCCTACTCGAGACCTGGATCAGACTACGACCTGGGGTCGCTGAGCGACGGTGATTTCAACGGAAGCCCACGGTCTAGGAAAAGGCGCGTCGGATCCGATGCAGGGATTGCGAGCTGGGGGACCAGGCTTGGTTCAAGATTGACAAGCCTGCCGCGTTGGAGATCGGCATCCGTGTCCAGGCGTGCCAACCTGGCGTTTTCACCCGCATCTGATCCAGCTCTTGCAGAACAACGAAGGCCCAGCTTCTCTCATGCCGCCTCGAGCAGATCGTCATCCGTCTCTGTGCCGGCCATGGCCCGCGTCCCCGAGTCTGTTCCCGCAACGCCTGCGCTATCATTCTACGAGAGCACCGACAGTATTGTACCGACTTCTCCCCTTGATATCCAGCCAGCGGCCATGGGAAAAAGTCTGGAGCGGGACCGATCCATGGCCAccacccctcttctcccacctctgatgatggagaaggccggtcaccaaacccaaccgcAGTCGCTTCAGACGTCGCCTTTGCAGTCGCCCGCAGTGGTGCCCTCCCCGATACCCGAGTTTCCAGTGCAGGCGCCCTACCCGACACCTCCCCTCAGCACAAAGGCGTCTTTCACCTCTCTCCGCCGAGGAACTGTGTCGAGCATCTTCAGCGACCTTCCTTCTCCCGTGGTGATGACTCCCACCATACTTGTGGAGCAGCAGCCAGATGCATGGTCGGACCGTCTGGGACATGCAAACTTCACCATTGACCCAAAGCCATATGTTCCCGAGAAGGCGGATCTGGCCACCTTTCAAGCATTCTGTTCAGACTGGAACCTGGCCAGGACCAATTACGCAAAGCATCTCGGGCGGACCGGAGAACACTACGGCACCACCTCCAAGACGTACACCCTCACCGAGGCCAAGTGGGCCGACATTGAGAGGGAGTGGCAGCAGGCGGAGCAAGCCTTGATCCAGAGGGTGGGTCAGTCTGGGAACGGCAACCCTTCCATTATCTCGCATTTGCGACGGACGGCCGAAGAAATGGTTCCGTGTGGAATTCCCCAAATCCAGAATAATGACGGCAAGTTTCCGGCACTAGGAGATTCCGAGATTGTGGGGCCCATGGCACGCGATGCTGTCATGGTCCGCGACGGACACGACGAGAAGAGGAGCGCCTCGATCTGGTTGAAGAATTTGGCCGAGAAGGTTGGCCTGAGAAAGTAACCACCACTCTCGAGGCCCATGTCTCAAAGACACCACTCCACAAAACTTTACGAAGAGCACGATACGTCTCGATATGAACCTGAGCAGTCGGCTTTCTGACAGCATTGCATAGCATTgcggttttctttttcttttttttttcttttttgtttttccatattttctttccttaaCTGAGATACCCCATCGGTTAACATCATTCCTTACATAATGTTTGTCGGGCTGGTATGGCATATCACATCTGATAGGCGCTGGTGTTATCCTTTTACCTCCCCTTCATTTTATCGTGGCTGCTATAGCAAAGTAGGTTACACCTTATTGTTTACACCATGTTATTTAGAGCTAGACAATGTTCTGGCACTGCTGAGGAGTTGTCTTGTACATAAAAAGATGTATCTGTGTATCTATCCATCTTATCTACTGGAAGGCATGGAGCTTGGTTGGGGGGATCAGACGACTGGGTGTCTGGAGGACTCAGAGGGCATCACATTGGGGGCGCCggacaaaaaaaaattagaTGGAACATTCACAGCATTACCAGGGGTGGTAGGAATTGGGTTCGGGTTTGGACTCGGTTCCGGCACAAGGGGacacggcggcggtggcggcggccagCCATGAGGTGTGTGGGAGGACATGGGCAAAAGGCAAAGAGACAGAAGGAGCTACTAGCTAGCTGTTATTCAGCATGAGGCCAGCCAAGCGAAGCAGCATGCTGTGTCCATTGCCTACCAATTCAGTCTTGAACCCCTTCCAATCGAAACCTCCTCGAATTTTGCCTTGTTGACCGTGATGCCAGCATGGGATGGAAGAGAAAAGTGGAGGGTAGCTGACACGGCCCGATCTacacaccctccccacaaaACAATCGGCACAGCAAAAGTAAGTTAGCCTATACCATATTATAAACCATACCTCAAAAGCAGATTAATATGCCTTTTGAATATCTCTGAAGACCTTTTAGAGTGTATTGAAGGGTCtataactatcttttaaggccAGACAATTATCCTTCAAAGCATGGTTCACAATATAATGTGTGGTTAACCTACTTTTGTGTGtcaattattttgtggtAAGGGTACTACGGGATGCTGTGCGAGTGTCACGGTCGGTCGGGTTTGGTTGTCGTGGTGAAGGGGTTACAGACGCCGAGGGTTCCTCTGCCGGTGCCATGCAGCCTGTTGTTTTTGACTGCCTTAGCTTTTCATGTTAGCCCTGGTGGTGCCAACTAGCCTATCTTCTAGTGTTGGGAAGGATTTCTCGGGACCCGgggctgatgatgagggctTGGCTTGCGCACATGGCAAAGTGCGTCCCATCTGAAGGGTAAGGTTTGGGCAGTGTGCCTGATCGAGGTTTGCCTGAGAcagaggtggtgatggtgatgaggcggCTTCTTTGTTTTAGCGGATGGGTACGTACTTGGGGGCTTTGGAGTGGTTTGACCTAGACTGGCCAAGATGGGCTGAAAGACACGGGAACAGGCAGGGAAAAAAGGAGGGCCAAAGAAAAGGCCGTTGTTTCAGTTTAcccgcatcatcatcacatctTTGGTTGTTACCCTACCTTAGGTACCTGCTCACCCACACCTTATTTACCGCGTAGAGACGGGGAAGAAAATGCAACTGCAAGAGAGAAGCGTATCGGAGAGTCAGAGCGATCAGGGTATCTTGAAGCCACGGGGACAGTGGTGCACTGTGCTGGTACCTACGAGAGGGATGGTGGCTTGCGTGGCCTGCTCTCTGCAAGTGGGGTGGGTGTACAGAGCTGCGGTTTATCTGATGTTTCAACGCCACGGGGCAAGCCATCTAGGAACGAACCACACCTTATTGGGGGGGATGCAATGGAGTGAAAGAAGTGAGACATTGGAAATGATCATGTGGAAGCCATGATTTGGAGTTTGATGGTCCAAAAATAGAGGGTTTTTGGGGGATACAATATCGCGGGCTCTTGTGTTGGGTTGGTGTCGATGTGCTGGTGTCCCTTCACTCTACAGGCTTGAGGAAACTTGAGGCAGGGTAAAGTCCGACAATGATAGGCGGCATGGATGGAGGTGTCAGTCAGTGAAATAGTGGTGTGGTTGCTGTGCAGGAAATAGCGTGGTGTGCTATATAAGGTAGTAGGTACTCCGAATTGCTCGTCAAGACGTTGGGATGAATGAATTTCAGCCTCCTTGATGATCCCTTGGATGAGCCGTTAATGGCTATACTTGTTCCCCCCCAGAAACGTGCTACCCTATGGGTGCTTGATATACCAGGCACTCGCTATTGTAAAAGTAAGATATCTGTCCGTCAGGAAAATGGATCAAGTATCATTTGAACATTTCCCATGCCATACGGCGCCATATCTGGTGTTTTTTTCACGATCCTCCCTCATTGGTACAACAGTACACAGCGTACAGCTTCCCCTCAGTGTTGCAAGTCTGGCCTGACTCGACCTAACAACGAGCCACACAGCATGGTACAGCATCAGATAGCAGATAGCTACCCGCTAGGGAGGTGTAACAAGAGTACGGCATCCGAATTCCAAAAGCCATCCGTCGTGTTTCCCAAGCCTTGGAATCCCCACTCGTCGGTCAAATTCTTTTCCCTATACCGTCTTCAATACCTACCTATGCCACCGGCTCCTCTAGCCCCATGCTATATCTCGCAGCGTGTCGCCGCTCATGAGCTAAAAAAAATCTAACGCACATGCCGCTGCATCTGAACAACGGCAAGGCTAAGCTCCGGGGCGGAAAGGCACAGGTGTCTTGTCTGTGCTCCGGCTCATTTTCGACCCTGGAATACCGTCCGCCTGACTGCTGCTCTatccagctgctgctgctgctgctgcgaaaCACGTACACCCGGCGCGGTGTGTGTCATCTGCGGTCCGACCCTCCCTCATGTTTCTTTCGTCGTGGTCCGGGCTCCCTGATTCGCTTTCCTGTTCGGCCGCGAGCATCAAGTCAGACTGCACCTTGCCGAGATTTTCTTTCTTCAGTCACATTTTCCGGTTGGCATGgttggctgctgctcgaGTTGAGCGGACACTGTGCAGCTGGACGTAGTGATTCTGTTGCGAATCTTTGTCATCTACCTTTTCTCGCTGTGCTTTCTATTCGAAGAAAGAATAAAGATGGATGGGTCATCGGACACAAACATATCCGGGACCTTCGCTCTTCCGACTTTGTGTTGCTCCCAGTGCCGCGGCCAACCTGCCCGACATATGGATGCACGGTCTCGGTCCTAAACGCTTCTTGTTGTGTTGTGGGTATCTATTGACCTGTGGGCGAGAATCTCCGTCGCTTCAACCTGTTTCATGTGACAAGGTTTGTTGCAAAGGACGTTTCTGGGATTGCTTGGTCATCCAAATCTCTTGTTCGGTCAGGAAAGCATGGTAAGGCACCTGAAGTTGTCTTAGACATTGTGGGAGCTCGGGTTCGGGAGAGCAGCTCTACAGTGCGCCATCCCGACAAATAGCGCGATACTCGTGCTTGAGTACCAAGGAATAGGGTTAGGCAGAGGCCTCCAAGATTGCTATCAGTTGGCCGGTTGTCACCTTGTGCTTGGATGCGAATATATTTGACCAAGCATTGGTTAAGAAGAACCAGAACAGCCAGACTACCTTGCGATGTACTGAGATGGCCTCTAGGGTAACACCAGCGGCTAGCAAAAAAGAGAGACATAGGGCGAGAAGGCTATCCTATTGATCACCTGTGCAGTTCTGGACATGCTTGACATGTCGTCATCCACAATTCGAATCTTTTTTAAAGTTGAACGGACGGTTCGCCAAAGGCAGAGACAGTCTCATCGCCGGAGAGTGGGCCGGATCGTCGTCTGTGTGTGGCAGTGAACCTGTTTCTCGGATGAGGCCGAGCGACGCCGTCCCGGGCAACCAAACCATGCTTCTGGGTCAGACGTTTCACCTGTGTTGAGACTATAGCAAATGAAATGGCTGTCGGCAGTCGAGGCCGACGTGTGGTTGCCAAGGAAACAAATTTCGCCCCTTTTTAGCCCCTTAAATTCATCACATTGGTGGATTCTATCGCTTCCATGATGGTCTGCAGAGAGTCTTTTGTTATGATTATGATTAGGTCTCTGTCTGACCAGGTAAATAGTATACCTATCTTGGTGTTGGCCTGTCCATCAGATTCCGTTGCCCATTCTCTCCATCAGCTGCTCTTTTGTGGTGCCAAGCACGTCATCCATGATTTCAGCATTTGGAACCCCAAACGCGCCATATGGACGCTGCAACATGTCTCTGAGTGTCTCGTACTTTTGCCCCAGCTTTCGTGAATCCTCAGGCTCCATCTTGCGTTCGAGTTCGTCAAGGTCCCCATCGGTCTCTTCCCGGATGTGAGGCTCCAGATCAAGCCAGATGGCCTTGAGTGCCGACTCGAAGCTCTCCTCTGATGGGTCGTATTTGGCCATGTGGCGGAGTTTCGCGTTGATCTAATGCGGGGTCAGTTTGTGGTCGAGGTTCAACCTGAGCGTGCAAACAAAGCAAGCTTACACTGTTGTAGTCATCAGACAACCGCCGCTGTCGTTCTGATCCCCCGGAGATATGGTACTCCAAGGCTGGGATAAGAGCGAGGTTCTCGACGATAAGGTAGCGGGCTAGGGCCCAAACAAACTCATCGGCGTTGCGCTCCTCGGGTTTGGTTTCTACGAGGACGTGATATGCGTCGGTGATGCGCGCATGGTCGCGTTTGACGACATCTGAGAGGGTAGGCATCTTGTATGCTcgttttgttgttgatgtgatTTGGTGAGAATGAGGTGAAAATAGCCAGTTTGTAAAAGAGCGTGAGTGACGGCGATGCCTGGTGGATCTGCTATTGTAGGCGGTGTGGTGTGACGTCAACCACTGTAATTTTGGCAGTGGCCCGCTGTTCCTCAACATTGCGGGTGTCGCTGCAAACAGCAGTGGACGGCAGTGACTTCGGGTCAACAGAAACCGCATGGAAACCCATCAACAGAGTGTTAGAGTTGATTAAAATGTGGAGTGGGCAGTATGGAGAAAGAGGTAGTCGCGACTTTGGAAATTGCGTAAGCTTCACTGCCTTTTGGCAATCAAAGGGAAACCACCAGTGACAGCAACCCAAACCAGTGGCAGGAataccagcaacaacacgCTGCGCCGATGATGACGGCAAAGAGCAGCACCTGAATTTCCTTGACAGAAAACAGCAACGTCTCTAATACCTTAGGCACTGCAGCTTGCCAGTCAAGCACCCGCCGCGCCCGACTAttgccaacaacagcaagcaACTGCATCAGTCACCTCCAGCCCGCGTGCTTTCAGCAACGATGCCCGGCTTCCGCTCAATGGCATACTTCTTGGTTATTCCATGTTGGAAACCTTCGCAAAGAGCCTACACACGATACTGCGATCATGCGGCGAGGGCCTGCACTGACCATACGGCATCGATATCTGCATAGCCAGCATACATATACAACTTTCAAGGAATTTGCAATTATCCGAGTAATGCTACACTATGGCATGGCATCTTTGGCTGTGGTGAATAGGATCCTTTGGTGGAGACAAGCCAGCATCAGAAGAACAACTATTGGCTCCCACAAGCAGCAAGTCGGACAGGAATGACCCGACCCAACCCCTTTCTCCTCACCTTCTGTGCTCGGGACTCTCACAGACATGGAGGAGAAAGCAAACCCACACCTTAACTAATCCAggcaccaccatccatcaacaTGAAGTCACCAACCGCTGTGACGGCCGATGATCACCAACGCTACCAGTACAAACCCCTTCCAACAGGAACATCCATCAGGGTGCTCCAAATCAAGGGTGTACAAGAGGGGAAGCTCTGCATTTCTCTCGAGTCGATCGATCTTGCGGACGACCCTTTCTTCTACGCCCTATCCTATACTTGGGGCAACCCTCATGCCAATGGCGTGGACTTCACCGAGCACTTCAACACCGTCTCGGGCGAGTACACCAGCGAGTCAAAAACCGAGACTGTTTGTCACGGAAAAAGCATCTACATACAGACCAACTTGGCCGATTTTCTTCAGGAGCTCCAGAGCTCTCTCGAACAGCAAGACAGTCCCTTCCAAATACCCCGCAGCCATGAATTCCGGATCTGGGTTGACGCTGTCTGCATCAACCAAGATGATCTCGAAGAGCGGGCTTTCCAGGTTCAGATGATGGGAGATGTGTACCGAAAAGCGGCCCGGACAATCATCTGGCTGGGTCGTGGAGATCAGTACACCACAGACGCTGTCGAGGCCATTTCAAAATTGGCAGCATGTCCCCAAGACGTCTTTGTTCAAAGCAATATCACCCCCTTTCGCCAGCAAGAACCTGATGTCTACATAGCGAGTGGTGTGCCCTACATTAGTTGGATGGAGTGGTGCAGTTTAGCCGCTTTTTTCAAAAGACAGTGGTTTTCCCGCTTGTGGATTGTCCAGGAGGTCATCCTCTCCCGAGAGCTCTTTCTGATGTGCGGCAGTCACCAGATTTGCTGGGAAGTCCTAGTGACAGCAGCACGCACCGTTGAGGCTCGCTGCAAAGTCCTGGGCTTCAGTCCCAGCACTCTCTTCATGCAAGCTCACGAAATTGCAGTTGCCTTGGAGCACAATACCGTCCAGTTGGCCCGCTGGAGAGATTTCTACTATGGCACCTCGGCACCGGAACCACAGACCAGGATCACTTTTGAGAACCTCATCTACGATACCTGGATCTTTTCAGCCACCGATCCCCGCGATAAAGTCTATGGCATGTTTGGACTAATGAAGACGGATCTCAAGGCAAAGATGGCTGTGGATTACACCACTCCTGTTGAGCTTGTCTATGCACTGACGACCAAGCACATGATCGACCATTATTCGTCACTGCAAATCCTGTCATGTGTTCAAGACGCTTCTATCAGAAGGATcaaaccctccccatcatggaCGCCCGATCTCTCACTGCCATACTTTAACATGATTTGCTCAAATGGCTTCTTCTGCGCGGCTGGGGTGGAGAACAAGACACCGCAGCTTCTGCCTTCATCGTCCTGGGACCGCCTGAAGTTGAAGGGCTGCCTATTTGACACCATCGTGGAGACGGGAAATGACAGAACGAACCACGTCAACTCCTCTGTTTTGCTTGATCCCTCTTGGTTTGAATTGTGCATGTTACTCTCACAACCCTATCAGCATACAGGAGAGCCACGAACAGAGGTTCTTTGGAGGACCCTGTGCGCGAACCAAACTTCTGAATCTGTTGTCCCTGCTCCGAAGGACTATGGGATTCTTTTCAAAGAGTTATTGTCTGCGATGATCATGGTCAGGGCAGAGATTGAGTCAGAGGCATATGCAGAGGACCAAGCCAAGCAGGAAACCAGAGGTGATCCTGGGCCGCCACCGGATTGCTGCACAGGCTTTATGGATGCACTGGGTAAGGCTAAAGAAAAGTGGACATTCGCCGAGTTCGACACATTGGGCCGGGAGGAAATCCTGCGTCATCTCTGCCAGAGACCGAGATTCCTGAGCTCTGATCGGCATGGCTGGTTGATTTATACTCTGACAAAACTCCAGATCTTGGCTTTGACGGAAGACAACCCAAATACACCAAActgggaggagctggaacaGTTCTTTTACAACCCAACTTATGTCatgagaagaaagaagggCCATGACATTGTGCTCGTTCGACAAAACGATGAGCGGTTCTCGGCTAGTTTTCATAAGAGATATGGGAAGCACAAGTTGTTTCTGACGGAAAAGGGGTATCTTGGACTGGGGCCAGCGAGCGCCAAAGTGGGAGATGTTGTTGCGATTCTGGCTGGTGCAGAGGGGCCTTTTATTCTGCGCCATGGCCATCCGGGATGTGACATTGGAGAAGAAAACCAGGAGGAacggaaagaaaaagagggagaGAATGAAGTGATGAGTCTTGTGGGGCAGGCGTATGTTCATGGCATCATGAACGGTGaagctgtggaggaggaaggcttTAAGCTTCGAGAAATCGAACTGGCTTGACCGACAGCCTCTCACCTGGTCGGCGGACGTCGTTTCCCGATAAAGCTCTGGCTTGATTTCATGGGGGATTGGAGGTGCTGTCAAGCGTGCGGGGTAGGACTACCTAGTGTCCCCAGATGACCACCATCCAGGCTAATGGCTATTTAACAATTGCCGACAACTACCAGTTGAGAATGTGGCGGATAAAGATGAACCGCTGTGCCGGTAGGTTGCGTGTCATGCTCACCAAGAATAAAAGACCTGGACCCTTCCGCAGGCTGATTCAGAACTTTCAACCTGCATACCTAAGGTAACACCCCTGAAGGGACATCGGTTTGTTTACGTTGAGAGTGTCCACTCAAGATGACTTCCCGGACGGATTTTGGCCAGCAAACGCTAGGATCGGAGGTGGCCAAGGTGTTTGCTGACCAGATCAGAGGAAAGACTGGTACGTCCTCTTCACACCCGGCCTTATCAAGTCGAAACTCAGCCTGTCCATCAGCTGCTAACAACCACAGTGCTGATCACCGGCGTCAGTCCTAAAGGGATCGGATCTTCGACTGCTCTTAATTTTGCCTCTCAGACCCCAGGGCTTCTCATTCTTGCATCTCGCACCCGAGCTCGCGTCGAAGAAGTAGCCTCCCAGATAAAAGAGGCATATCCAAATGTCAAACTCGAGATTGTCCTTCTCGACCTCAGTTCGCAAAAGTCCATCCGTCAAGCGGCCGCCGAAGTCTCCAGGCTCACAGACAAGTTGGACATTCTCGTCAACAACGCTGGAATCTGTGTTGTGACCCGCCAAAAGACACCGGAAGGCATCGAGCAGCAGTTTGGCACCAACCATATCGggccttttcttttcaccaacctccttcttcctttgTTGCGCAAGGCAGGCAAAACCAACCCTCCCGGGGCAACCAGAATCATCAGTCTCACCAGTGCCGGCCACAGGCTGTCTCCCATTCGGTTCTCGGATTACAACTttgaagggggaaaagaagtCCCCCCAGAGGAGGACCATTTCAAGCCGTTGGCCGGAGCTTTTGCAAAGTGCACTGAGGATGGCTACAACGGGATCGTCACGTACGCGCAGAGCAAGACAGCCAATATCTTGTTTACCTTCTATCTGCAAAAATACTTGCCTTCTCAGGGGATTGCGGCTTATACGCTGCACCCAGGAAGTACGTcatcttttcttcttctcacctCAGGATCTATGAGCAAGCTAACGAACCATGTTCAACAGGCATCTTGACCGACTTGAGCAGAGATCAAGATGAAGAGCTGGCGGCACAGTTCTACAAGGTGGCCCCGTACTGGAAATCCCCTGATGAAGGCTCATCCACCACGTTGGTTGCCGCCTTGGATCCGGCTTTGAACGGTGTGTTCTGCCTTCTTTTGTGCCGCCCCGATCTTACAGATAATGGAAACTGACCAGAGGAACAGATACCAAAGGTTTATATCTTGTAGATTGCCAGTTCACAGAGCCACATCACCATGCCAAGGACCCTGTTGCTGCCGAGAGGCTATGGAGGCTGAGCGAGGAGTTGGTGGGAGAAAAGTGTGCCCTGACGGTTTGATTACTTCTTGAGTCTAATAGAATCATGCATAttctacctacctaccttgcccCAAAATCATCCGTCCCGTTGGAAAATACGAATTCCTGATTCAAGACTCGGGCACCGGGCAGCAACGGTCTAGGCTCCGCAGTTAGGCACACCCAACGGACCAAATACGCCGGGCGCCATGGACACAGCCTCAATTACTTAGACCCCAGGGCCATCCGCGCGGTCGTGGCATCGGCTGAGTAGTGTGATTTGGTGTGCTGGAATTTCCAATCGTCATGCGGGTCTCATGCAGGCAAGACAGCGAAAGCTGGGAGATGGCAGGTTTGGGAttgtggtggggttgtgTCATGGTTGATTGGCTGCCATACTGTAGACTATTGGGTGCAGCATCGCCCTGGACAAGAAGAGATGGGTGGAATCTGACTGCTGACGGGGCGGTCGTCATGAGAGGACGCGTGACGGCGTTGGAAGTATGGTTGAAGGGGGCATAGCCACCATTTGTATTGCCAATTTTCCATGCGCGCCGCGCGACTCTTATGACTCTAGTGGTGTATATAGGGTCTG is from Podospora pseudopauciseta strain CBS 411.78 chromosome 5 map unlocalized CBS411.78m_5.2, whole genome shotgun sequence and encodes:
- a CDS encoding uncharacterized protein (EggNog:ENOG503NUUR; COG:Q), whose amino-acid sequence is MTSRTDFGQQTLGSEVAKVFADQIRGKTVLITGVSPKGIGSSTALNFASQTPGLLILASRTRARVEEVASQIKEAYPNVKLEIVLLDLSSQKSIRQAAAEVSRLTDKLDILVNNAGICVVTRQKTPEGIEQQFGTNHIGPFLFTNLLLPLLRKAGKTNPPGATRIISLTSAGHRLSPIRFSDYNFEGGKEVPPEEDHFKPLAGAFAKCTEDGYNGIVTYAQSKTANILFTFYLQKYLPSQGIAAYTLHPGSILTDLSRDQDEELAAQFYKVAPYWKSPDEGSSTTLVAALDPALNDTKGLYLVDCQFTEPHHHAKDPVAAERLWRLSEELVGEKCALTV
- a CDS encoding uncharacterized protein (EggNog:ENOG503P28Q; COG:S); translated protein: MSTQLKELRLPQLVEERRKHELQQQQLHHQLPPPCLDEEQHAQLFFTFNSASSSSDFALPSPVTPTFSRSSQQARFSSSSSSLETTDSPASPSHPIHVIKSPTKLPLPDVQEDPSEREDDDAAFIVSEYGDTEFPTWSYCLCDAGCSCDYNNDTRKGRSTHPYSRPGSDYDLGSLSDGDFNGSPRSRKRRVGSDAGIASWGTRLGSRLTSLPRWRSASVSRRANLAFSPASDPALAEQRRPSFSHAASSRSSSVSVPAMARVPESVPATPALSFYESTDSIVPTSPLDIQPAAMGKSLERDRSMATTPLLPPLMMEKAGHQTQPQSLQTSPLQSPAVVPSPIPEFPVQAPYPTPPLSTKASFTSLRRGTVSSIFSDLPSPVVMTPTILVEQQPDAWSDRLGHANFTIDPKPYVPEKADLATFQAFCSDWNLARTNYAKHLGRTGEHYGTTSKTYTLTEAKWADIEREWQQAEQALIQRVGQSGNGNPSIISHLRRTAEEMVPCGIPQIQNNDGKFPALGDSEIVGPMARDAVMVRDGHDEKRSASIWLKNLAEKVGLRK
- a CDS encoding uncharacterized protein (EggNog:ENOG503PQT9); amino-acid sequence: MRFLLTRSHCRPLLFAATPAMLRNSGPLPKLQWLTSHHTAYNSRSTRHRRHSRSFTNWLFSPHSHQITSTTKRAYKMPTLSDVVKRDHARITDAYHVLVETKPEERNADEFVWALARYLIVENLALIPALEYHISGGSERQRRLSDDYNSINAKLRHMAKYDPSEESFESALKAIWLDLEPHIREETDGDLDELERKMEPEDSRKLGQKYETLRDMLQRPYGAFGVPNAEIMDDVLGTTKEQLMERMGNGI
- a CDS encoding uncharacterized protein (COG:S; EggNog:ENOG503P2ZW) gives rise to the protein MKSPTAVTADDHQRYQYKPLPTGTSIRVLQIKGVQEGKLCISLESIDLADDPFFYALSYTWGNPHANGVDFTEHFNTVSGEYTSESKTETVCHGKSIYIQTNLADFLQELQSSLEQQDSPFQIPRSHEFRIWVDAVCINQDDLEERAFQVQMMGDVYRKAARTIIWLGRGDQYTTDAVEAISKLAACPQDVFVQSNITPFRQQEPDVYIASGVPYISWMEWCSLAAFFKRQWFSRLWIVQEVILSRELFLMCGSHQICWEVLVTAARTVEARCKVLGFSPSTLFMQAHEIAVALEHNTVQLARWRDFYYGTSAPEPQTRITFENLIYDTWIFSATDPRDKVYGMFGLMKTDLKAKMAVDYTTPVELVYALTTKHMIDHYSSLQILSCVQDASIRRIKPSPSWTPDLSLPYFNMICSNGFFCAAGVENKTPQLLPSSSWDRLKLKGCLFDTIVETGNDRTNHVNSSVLLDPSWFELCMLLSQPYQHTGEPRTEVLWRTLCANQTSESVVPAPKDYGILFKELLSAMIMVRAEIESEAYAEDQAKQETRGDPGPPPDCCTGFMDALGKAKEKWTFAEFDTLGREEILRHLCQRPRFLSSDRHGWLIYTLTKLQILALTEDNPNTPNWEELEQFFYNPTYVMRRKKGHDIVLVRQNDERFSASFHKRYGKHKLFLTEKGYLGLGPASAKVGDVVAILAGAEGPFILRHGHPGCDIGEENQEERKEKEGENEVMSLVGQAYVHGIMNGEAVEEEGFKLREIELA